A window from Treponema sp. J25 encodes these proteins:
- a CDS encoding carbohydrate ABC transporter permease — protein sequence MTIKERDFFFRLAQYFVLGLAALITLLPIIVVFLGAFKTNQEFATTGPFELPHSFLYLENFKVAIQQGNMLLGFWNTLVLLFFSSIGTVLTGTMTAYVLHRFDFTLKNFIRLLFLWITLIPNVTAQVATFQIVQRLGLYNTRLAGIILSMGTDIIGVYIYLQFLDSISRSLDESALIDGASFWTIYRKIILPLLKPATVTVLIIKCIGLYNDFYMPFLYMPKQSLRVISTVLFTFKGPYGARWEVICAGVMLALLPTFIVFVTMQKRIYNGLVQGAVKE from the coding sequence ATGACTATAAAAGAACGGGATTTTTTCTTTCGCCTTGCCCAGTATTTTGTATTGGGTCTTGCCGCCCTCATCACCCTTTTACCTATTATCGTGGTGTTTCTCGGAGCCTTCAAAACAAACCAGGAATTTGCCACCACAGGCCCCTTCGAGCTTCCCCATAGTTTTCTCTACCTTGAGAATTTTAAAGTAGCTATCCAGCAGGGGAACATGCTCCTGGGGTTCTGGAATACCCTGGTTTTATTGTTTTTTTCTTCCATTGGGACGGTACTCACCGGGACTATGACGGCCTATGTACTCCATCGTTTTGATTTTACCCTGAAAAATTTTATCCGCCTCCTTTTTTTGTGGATTACCCTTATCCCTAACGTCACGGCCCAGGTAGCGACCTTTCAAATTGTTCAGCGACTGGGTTTGTACAACACCCGACTTGCCGGAATCATTCTTTCCATGGGGACTGATATCATTGGGGTGTACATCTATCTTCAATTTTTAGATAGCATTTCCCGTTCTCTTGATGAATCGGCCTTAATAGATGGGGCCAGTTTCTGGACCATCTACCGAAAAATAATTCTTCCCCTCTTAAAACCTGCCACGGTAACGGTGCTCATCATTAAGTGTATTGGACTCTATAATGATTTCTACATGCCCTTCCTGTATATGCCAAAACAATCCCTTCGTGTTATTAGTACGGTGCTTTTTACTTTTAAAGGGCCCTACGGAGCCCGATGGGAAGTAATCTGTGCGGGGGTTATGTTGGCCCTTTTACCGACCTTTATTGTTTTTGTGACCATGCAAAAACGGATATATAATGGTCTCGTACAGGGGGCGGTAAAAGAGTAA
- a CDS encoding cellulase family glycosylhydrolase produces the protein MKQWIGFNMLWMFSRGRFDTEGNPLINIEKRELDFIAKYGFTFIRLPLDYRFWVRDFQYFKVDEAMLEEVDRCVEAVVSRGLHCSLNLHRAPGYCINGNHLEKHNLWLDTEAQDAFVHQWELFARRYQSYSPDELSFDLLNEPPNIGQYGLSRENHKALMERTVAAIRAIDSDRPLILDGLGGGNIAMPELTHLGVIHSGRGYQPMALTHYQASWWEDSKHLPYPVYPGTEYEGRRWTKETLYTHYAPWREVESQGVSVHIGEFGCYNKIDNELALRWFRDILSVFREFGWGYALWNFRGDFGIVDHGRPGTRWETIDGFRVDRELFELIKP, from the coding sequence ATGAAACAGTGGATAGGCTTTAACATGCTCTGGATGTTCAGTCGGGGGCGCTTTGACACAGAGGGGAACCCCCTCATCAATATTGAAAAAAGGGAACTCGATTTTATTGCCAAATACGGCTTTACCTTTATTCGACTTCCGCTGGATTATCGATTCTGGGTACGGGATTTTCAGTATTTCAAGGTCGATGAGGCGATGCTCGAAGAGGTGGACCGTTGTGTGGAGGCGGTCGTTTCACGGGGACTTCACTGCTCATTGAACCTGCATCGGGCTCCCGGCTACTGTATCAACGGTAACCACCTGGAAAAACACAACCTGTGGCTCGATACGGAAGCCCAGGATGCCTTTGTGCACCAATGGGAACTCTTTGCCAGACGCTATCAATCCTATTCACCTGATGAGCTTAGCTTTGACCTCCTTAATGAACCCCCCAACATCGGTCAATATGGGCTGAGCCGAGAAAACCATAAGGCCCTTATGGAACGGACCGTGGCAGCCATTCGAGCCATCGATTCCGATCGTCCCCTCATCCTCGATGGCCTTGGGGGCGGTAACATCGCCATGCCCGAACTTACCCATCTTGGGGTCATTCACAGTGGCCGCGGCTATCAACCTATGGCCCTCACCCACTACCAGGCTTCCTGGTGGGAGGACTCCAAACACCTTCCCTATCCGGTCTATCCGGGAACCGAGTATGAAGGTCGGCGCTGGACGAAGGAAACCCTGTACACCCACTATGCCCCCTGGCGGGAAGTAGAAAGCCAGGGGGTATCAGTCCACATTGGGGAATTTGGGTGCTATAACAAGATTGATAACGAGCTTGCCCTCCGGTGGTTCCGGGATATTCTCTCGGTATTTCGAGAATTTGGCTGGGGCTATGCCCTCTGGAACTTTCGGGGAGACTTTGGCATTGTGGATCACGGCCGGCCAGGAACTCGCTGGGAGACTATCGACGGATTTCGGGTGGATCGGGAACTTTTCGAACTCATAAAACCCTAG
- a CDS encoding NAD(P)H-dependent oxidoreductase subunit E yields the protein MDQLSTVLHKYRDKPGALLAMLEELQETSPGHYLEEQKLRDLSQATGIPLSQIYSVATFYSYFNLTPQGKHSLVVCRGTACHTRGSLGLLQEALRHIGMELQGGEEEGSYTSADGALTIRTVACFGQCALAPVIALDGKIHSRLTVGRLISIIERLRRG from the coding sequence ATGGACCAGCTTAGCACGGTACTCCACAAATATCGAGATAAGCCAGGGGCCCTCCTGGCCATGCTGGAAGAACTCCAGGAAACAAGTCCAGGACACTATCTAGAAGAACAAAAGCTTCGGGATCTTTCCCAGGCTACAGGAATTCCCCTCTCTCAGATATATTCGGTGGCTACTTTTTATTCCTATTTTAACCTTACTCCCCAGGGGAAGCACAGCCTTGTGGTGTGCCGGGGAACGGCCTGCCATACCCGGGGATCCCTCGGGCTTTTGCAGGAAGCCCTTCGCCACATTGGTATGGAGCTTCAAGGTGGAGAGGAGGAAGGCTCTTACACCAGCGCCGACGGTGCCCTTACCATCCGCACCGTGGCCTGTTTTGGCCAATGTGCCCTGGCACCGGTGATTGCCTTAGACGGCAAAATCCATTCCCGCCTTACCGTGGGAAGGCTTATCTCGATTATTGAACGACTGCGTCGGGGGTAG
- a CDS encoding NADH-dependent [FeFe] hydrogenase, group A6, whose product MEHQSIQIEINGMPITVPKDTLIVEACKTAGFPVPTLCHLPGLCSNASCGVCVVEVGGAKTLVRSCVQKVSPGMKIVTNSSRVLQARKTVVELLLANHPEDCLSCLRNQTCELQALAEQVGVRRGSYRPTKKFPPPDDAGATIVRDNTRCILCGRCVAACREIQGVGAIDFMGRGLHTHIGTFMDRSLAQSVCVSCGQCTLVCPTGALTERDESDPVLAAIHDPDKVVVVQTAPAIRSSLGEALGMPAGSLVTGSMVAALRRLGFDYVFDTQFAADLTIMEEGTELLHRISNGGILPMITSCSPGWINFIETFYPELLPHLSTCKSPQQMFGAIAKSWWAKKMNIDPARIVVVSIMPCTAKKYEARRPEMRDAYRWWQEQGYGRAPFDDVDYALTTRELARMIRRVGIDFSLLPQEDFDAPLGLSTGAATIFASTGGVMEAALRTAYELVTHKSLPRLEFETLRGMEGIKTAQVELDGTSLKVGVAHSLKNARMLLEELRSGKSPYTFIEIMSCPGGCVGGGGQPLRTDWNKRELRQKAIYQEDARLPLRKSHENPAIQELYRDFLGKPLGHLSHELLHTSYGPRKV is encoded by the coding sequence ATGGAACATCAATCCATTCAAATTGAAATTAACGGGATGCCCATTACGGTACCGAAGGACACCCTCATTGTGGAGGCCTGCAAAACCGCGGGCTTCCCGGTTCCTACCCTCTGTCATCTTCCGGGTCTTTGCAGCAATGCCTCCTGTGGGGTCTGTGTGGTGGAGGTAGGGGGAGCAAAAACCCTGGTTCGCTCCTGTGTTCAGAAGGTAAGTCCCGGAATGAAGATTGTTACCAATTCTTCCCGGGTTTTGCAGGCCCGGAAAACGGTGGTGGAACTGCTTCTTGCCAACCATCCTGAGGACTGCCTTTCCTGTCTGCGGAACCAAACCTGCGAGCTTCAGGCCCTGGCAGAACAGGTGGGCGTTCGCCGGGGCAGCTATCGGCCTACGAAAAAATTTCCACCCCCCGACGATGCCGGAGCAACCATTGTTCGGGACAACACAAGGTGCATCCTGTGCGGTCGTTGTGTCGCGGCCTGTCGGGAAATTCAAGGGGTGGGGGCCATTGATTTTATGGGACGGGGGCTCCATACCCATATTGGGACCTTTATGGACCGTTCCCTGGCCCAGTCGGTATGTGTGTCCTGCGGTCAGTGTACGCTGGTGTGTCCCACCGGGGCCCTTACCGAACGGGACGAGAGTGACCCCGTGCTTGCGGCCATTCATGATCCCGACAAGGTGGTAGTTGTGCAAACCGCCCCGGCCATCCGCTCCAGTTTGGGGGAGGCCCTTGGCATGCCCGCGGGGAGCCTCGTGACCGGTTCCATGGTAGCGGCCCTCCGGCGACTGGGCTTTGATTATGTCTTCGATACCCAGTTTGCGGCGGATCTTACCATCATGGAAGAGGGAACCGAACTCCTCCATCGAATTTCGAATGGTGGGATCCTTCCGATGATTACGAGTTGTTCCCCCGGATGGATTAATTTCATTGAAACCTTTTATCCGGAATTGCTTCCCCACCTTTCTACCTGTAAGAGTCCCCAGCAGATGTTTGGGGCCATAGCAAAGTCCTGGTGGGCAAAAAAGATGAACATCGATCCTGCCCGCATCGTGGTTGTTTCTATCATGCCCTGTACGGCCAAGAAATACGAGGCCCGACGACCGGAAATGCGGGACGCATATCGTTGGTGGCAGGAGCAGGGGTATGGTAGGGCTCCCTTTGATGACGTGGATTATGCCCTTACCACGCGGGAACTGGCCCGCATGATCCGGCGGGTGGGGATAGATTTTTCCCTGCTTCCGCAGGAAGACTTTGATGCCCCCCTGGGGCTTTCCACCGGCGCTGCTACTATTTTTGCGAGTACCGGTGGGGTGATGGAAGCGGCCCTCCGCACGGCCTACGAATTGGTAACCCACAAATCGCTCCCCCGGCTGGAGTTTGAAACCTTACGGGGTATGGAAGGCATAAAGACAGCCCAGGTAGAACTGGATGGTACTTCTCTTAAGGTAGGTGTAGCCCATTCCCTTAAAAATGCCCGGATGTTATTGGAGGAACTCCGTTCAGGTAAGAGTCCCTATACGTTTATAGAGATCATGTCCTGTCCTGGAGGCTGTGTCGGAGGTGGGGGACAACCCCTGCGGACCGATTGGAACAAAAGGGAACTGCGCCAAAAGGCCATATACCAGGAAGACGCGCGGCTTCCCCTCCGAAAGAGCCATGAAAATCCAGCAATTCAGGAACTATACCGGGACTTCCTTGGTAAACCTCTCGGGCATCTAAGCCATGAACTGCTCCATACTTCCTATGGGCCCCGGAAGGTGTAG
- a CDS encoding FAD-dependent oxidoreductase encodes MNRLTTIQELQEAQKRAEPLLQPPYPRVTIGMGTCGMGNGAEELYQVLAQQTSNGKGREAWRLVKTGCFGYCAAEPLVFITLPGSPVLMFSRVEKKRLLKLMDTLFSDRGREKLFSQAEGQIDSWDFVTRLHEFGPAISSVPRWNEWDFFRYQTKIVLRDAGLINPESLEEYLAAGGYSALARVLSGMKPKEVIQQVELSGLRGRGGAGFPTARKWQLLAEQADSLKYLICNADEGDPGAYMNRNEIESDPFALIEGMTIGAYATGSREGIVYIRAEYPLAVERLSAAVEQARAAGLLGAHILGTDFSFDIHLVKGAGAFVCGEETALIASAESKAGRPRPRPPFPVQQGYQGHPTVINNVETWCTVPAILARGGAWYSQFGTEKSKGTKVFSLVGKVRNTGLVELTLGTSLEKVVYQMGGGAGARKRVKALQSGGPSGGCIPAAKFNVPIDYESLAALGSIMGSGGMVVMDQDTCMVDVARYFVGFTTAESCGKCTPCREGLAQMRRILTAITRGEATEEDLQTLERLARIIKDTALCGLGQTAPNPVLTTLEYFRQEYEEHIRDKRCRAGTCEDLYLALCENSCPLHMHIPGYLALVQEGRLEEAYELTLRDNPLPGSIGRVCHFHCSTRCRREMLDDPVQQGEIHRYLADAMRKTGKDREIWKKLAREKAAPTGKKIAILGAGPAGLTAAFYLSRLGHEVHLFDAHRLPGGILRYGIPAYRLPKEVLDHELGLFKQLGVTFHGELRLGVELHLEELEKDYDGVVLAIGAERDRKLHIPGEELPGVHPGYEYLDLFAERRAPKLGNRVLIIGGGNVAIDAARTLQRLGKQVTVVYRRMQEDMSANRQELEGALEEGIVFRYLRAPKEIVPAPEGKGLVLRCDVMEAGPIDASGRPRPVPTGTVEELGADDIIVAVGETVETPLLEREGLLVSPEGSLAIDPFTGKTNRPKVWAMGDVVSGPSTAAEAMGMAKRLAREIDRSLTGADRFRSLFREFSYKQEIPLTPEGKRKNRPPHLPPDQRIGNFVEINLGYDGDQALNEARRCLRCDVRPNARSPWR; translated from the coding sequence ATGAATCGACTGACGACGATCCAGGAATTGCAAGAAGCCCAGAAACGGGCGGAACCCCTGTTACAGCCCCCCTATCCGCGGGTCACTATCGGGATGGGCACCTGTGGTATGGGGAATGGGGCGGAAGAGCTCTATCAAGTATTGGCCCAGCAAACCTCGAACGGGAAAGGCCGGGAAGCGTGGCGGCTCGTCAAAACCGGCTGTTTTGGCTATTGTGCCGCAGAGCCCCTGGTATTCATCACCCTGCCGGGCTCGCCGGTTCTTATGTTTTCCCGGGTAGAAAAGAAAAGGCTCCTTAAACTCATGGATACCCTCTTTTCTGATAGGGGAAGGGAAAAACTGTTTTCCCAGGCGGAGGGACAAATCGATAGCTGGGACTTTGTAACCCGCCTCCACGAGTTTGGTCCAGCCATTTCTTCGGTGCCTCGATGGAACGAGTGGGATTTTTTCCGATACCAGACAAAGATTGTGTTACGGGATGCGGGGCTTATCAATCCCGAAAGCCTGGAAGAATACCTTGCCGCAGGGGGCTATTCGGCCCTGGCCAGGGTACTTTCCGGTATGAAACCCAAGGAAGTAATCCAGCAAGTAGAGCTTTCCGGTCTCCGGGGCAGGGGAGGGGCGGGTTTCCCGACGGCTCGGAAGTGGCAGCTTCTGGCCGAACAGGCGGATTCCCTGAAATACCTCATTTGCAACGCCGACGAGGGGGATCCAGGGGCCTACATGAACCGAAACGAAATAGAAAGTGATCCCTTTGCTCTTATAGAAGGAATGACGATCGGGGCCTATGCTACAGGATCCAGGGAAGGGATCGTCTACATTCGGGCGGAATATCCCCTGGCGGTAGAACGGCTTAGCGCCGCGGTAGAACAGGCCCGTGCAGCGGGGCTCCTGGGGGCCCATATTCTGGGAACGGATTTTTCCTTTGATATCCACCTGGTAAAGGGCGCTGGGGCCTTTGTCTGCGGAGAAGAAACAGCCCTTATCGCCAGTGCGGAGAGTAAGGCGGGACGGCCCCGGCCCCGGCCCCCCTTCCCGGTTCAGCAGGGATATCAGGGGCATCCTACGGTAATTAACAACGTGGAAACCTGGTGCACCGTTCCGGCCATTCTTGCCCGGGGCGGGGCATGGTATAGCCAGTTTGGCACCGAAAAAAGCAAGGGCACCAAGGTGTTTTCCCTGGTGGGTAAGGTACGCAACACGGGACTCGTGGAACTTACCCTGGGGACCTCCCTGGAGAAGGTAGTGTACCAGATGGGGGGCGGGGCCGGGGCCAGAAAGCGGGTAAAGGCCCTTCAATCCGGAGGCCCTTCAGGGGGCTGTATCCCCGCCGCCAAATTCAATGTACCCATCGATTATGAGTCCCTAGCGGCCCTGGGGTCTATCATGGGGTCCGGCGGCATGGTGGTGATGGATCAGGATACCTGTATGGTCGATGTGGCCCGCTACTTCGTGGGGTTTACCACCGCCGAATCCTGCGGGAAGTGCACCCCCTGTCGGGAAGGGCTTGCCCAGATGCGACGGATCCTGACGGCCATTACCCGGGGAGAAGCCACGGAAGAGGATCTTCAAACGTTGGAACGGCTTGCCCGGATCATAAAGGATACGGCCCTCTGCGGATTGGGGCAAACCGCCCCCAATCCGGTGTTAACGACCCTTGAGTATTTTCGGCAGGAATATGAGGAACATATTCGGGATAAGCGCTGCCGGGCGGGGACCTGTGAAGATCTCTACCTGGCCCTCTGTGAAAATTCCTGTCCCCTTCACATGCATATTCCCGGCTACCTTGCCCTGGTACAGGAGGGGCGGCTGGAAGAAGCCTACGAACTTACCCTGCGGGATAATCCTCTGCCGGGGAGCATCGGCCGGGTCTGCCACTTTCACTGTTCTACCCGGTGTCGTCGGGAAATGCTGGATGATCCGGTGCAACAGGGCGAAATCCATCGATACCTGGCGGATGCCATGCGGAAAACCGGAAAGGACCGGGAGATATGGAAAAAACTGGCCCGGGAAAAGGCCGCCCCCACGGGGAAGAAGATCGCCATCCTGGGGGCGGGTCCTGCGGGACTTACCGCGGCCTTTTATCTTTCCCGTTTAGGCCATGAGGTGCACCTTTTTGATGCCCATCGCTTACCGGGGGGAATCCTTCGGTATGGTATCCCCGCCTATCGGCTTCCCAAGGAGGTGCTGGACCACGAACTGGGGCTTTTTAAACAGTTAGGGGTCACCTTCCATGGGGAACTGCGACTCGGGGTGGAACTGCATCTTGAGGAGCTTGAAAAAGACTACGATGGGGTGGTGCTTGCTATCGGAGCAGAAAGGGACAGAAAGCTCCACATCCCCGGGGAAGAACTTCCTGGGGTTCACCCGGGATATGAGTACTTGGATCTTTTTGCGGAGCGGCGGGCCCCAAAACTGGGGAATAGGGTGCTTATCATTGGGGGCGGTAATGTGGCTATCGATGCGGCCCGGACACTCCAGCGATTGGGTAAGCAGGTGACGGTGGTGTATCGGCGTATGCAGGAGGATATGAGCGCCAATCGGCAGGAACTGGAAGGTGCCCTGGAAGAAGGTATCGTCTTCCGATACCTTCGGGCCCCTAAGGAAATTGTACCTGCCCCTGAAGGCAAGGGCCTGGTACTCCGTTGTGATGTCATGGAAGCGGGTCCCATCGATGCGAGTGGTCGTCCCCGTCCGGTGCCCACCGGCACTGTAGAAGAACTTGGGGCGGATGATATTATTGTGGCGGTGGGAGAAACGGTGGAGACTCCCCTCCTGGAAAGGGAAGGTCTCCTTGTAAGTCCTGAGGGATCCCTGGCTATCGATCCTTTTACAGGAAAAACCAATCGACCCAAGGTCTGGGCCATGGGAGATGTGGTTTCGGGGCCTTCCACCGCTGCAGAGGCTATGGGGATGGCCAAGCGTCTTGCCCGGGAGATAGATCGATCCCTTACCGGAGCGGATCGTTTCCGGAGTCTTTTCCGGGAGTTTTCTTACAAGCAGGAGATTCCCCTTACACCGGAGGGAAAGCGAAAAAATCGGCCGCCCCATCTTCCCCCGGACCAACGGATTGGAAACTTTGTGGAGATCAACCTGGGCTATGACGGAGATCAGGCCTTAAACGAAGCCCGTCGGTGCCTTCGCTGCGATGTACGACCCAATGCCCGCAGTCCCTGGAGGTAA
- a CDS encoding response regulator transcription factor, whose protein sequence is MNEKPMILIIEDEKDLVVTIGDRLTAEGYSCEAATTGPEGYEKALKGNYGLILLDIMLPGKNGFDICRDLRAQGVQTPVLMLTARTQTIDKVLGLKLGADDYLCKPFDMEELMARIEAILRRAELSREPAGPALSKEILQQKRGREVYELFTVDFSQAIIERDGEKIPLSAQEYKVLVYLTQHPNEVVSRETLLNTVWGYETDTTTRTVDVHIAWLRKKIGDHDPFPRHIHTVRGLGYRFVP, encoded by the coding sequence ATGAATGAAAAACCTATGATTCTGATTATTGAGGATGAAAAAGATCTGGTGGTTACTATTGGCGATCGTCTTACTGCAGAAGGATATTCCTGCGAAGCGGCTACTACGGGTCCTGAGGGGTATGAGAAAGCCCTCAAGGGGAATTATGGGCTTATCCTTTTAGATATCATGCTCCCCGGGAAAAATGGTTTTGATATCTGTCGGGACCTGCGGGCCCAGGGTGTCCAGACGCCGGTTCTTATGCTTACCGCCCGGACCCAGACCATCGACAAGGTGCTGGGGCTTAAATTGGGGGCCGACGACTACCTCTGTAAACCCTTTGATATGGAAGAACTCATGGCCCGCATCGAAGCAATCCTGCGGCGGGCGGAGCTTTCTCGGGAACCCGCCGGGCCTGCCCTTTCTAAGGAAATCCTGCAGCAAAAGCGGGGAAGGGAGGTATATGAGCTTTTTACCGTGGATTTTTCCCAGGCCATCATAGAACGGGATGGCGAGAAGATCCCCCTTTCCGCCCAAGAGTATAAGGTATTGGTGTATCTTACCCAGCATCCCAACGAAGTGGTAAGTCGGGAGACCCTTCTAAATACCGTCTGGGGCTACGAAACCGACACTACTACCCGGACGGTGGATGTGCACATTGCCTGGCTTAGAAAAAAAATCGGCGACCACGATCCCTTCCCCCGGCATATCCATACGGTTCGGGGCCTGGGCTACCGCTTTGTGCCATAA
- a CDS encoding LacI family DNA-binding transcriptional regulator codes for MKTTINEIARIARVAKSTVSKALNGHKGVSEEKRQYILELAKKLNYEPSATAQALASNRTGSIGLLIPHEAAYSLSGAYWSAMITAIAQTATRHNYSLLILTTPHEGEISAPINTVIRRRNVDGLIIGAEQIDAAATSRLIEEEIPFVFIGRNSWIHHYAVDVDNLGGSERLVSHMIEQGYRKIGCLGGPPQYLYTQERVQGYQRALQKAGITWQAMYYTEYKSEETRRVLGEMLQDHPDMDALCVTAGGDLLLDCIDVLRLAGIHLKRFGLGAFDDYRFFDYLDIPVCTVRQPIDRLGELAASMLFSLLHHRKPPVMQQVLDVELILR; via the coding sequence ATGAAAACCACTATCAATGAAATTGCCCGCATCGCCCGGGTTGCAAAGAGTACCGTGTCTAAAGCGCTGAATGGACACAAAGGGGTTAGCGAAGAAAAGCGGCAGTACATCCTGGAGCTGGCGAAAAAATTAAACTACGAACCCAGTGCCACTGCCCAGGCCTTAGCTTCGAATCGGACCGGGAGCATTGGGCTCCTTATTCCCCATGAAGCGGCCTACTCTCTGTCGGGTGCCTACTGGTCTGCCATGATCACCGCTATAGCCCAAACAGCCACCCGTCATAACTACTCCCTTCTTATTCTCACCACCCCCCATGAAGGCGAAATATCAGCCCCTATCAACACGGTCATCCGGAGGAGAAACGTGGATGGCCTTATCATCGGTGCAGAACAGATCGATGCGGCGGCCACTTCCCGGCTTATCGAAGAAGAAATTCCCTTTGTATTCATTGGCCGTAATAGCTGGATCCACCACTATGCGGTGGACGTGGATAATCTTGGAGGAAGCGAACGGCTCGTGAGCCATATGATAGAACAGGGGTATCGGAAAATAGGGTGCCTTGGTGGTCCACCTCAGTATCTCTATACCCAGGAACGAGTCCAGGGATATCAGCGGGCCCTCCAAAAAGCAGGTATAACCTGGCAAGCTATGTATTATACCGAATATAAAAGCGAAGAAACCCGACGGGTTCTCGGAGAGATGTTACAGGACCATCCTGATATGGATGCCCTCTGCGTGACCGCTGGGGGAGATCTACTTTTGGACTGCATCGATGTTCTCAGACTGGCCGGTATCCATTTAAAGCGCTTTGGCCTCGGAGCCTTTGACGATTACCGGTTTTTTGATTACCTCGATATACCGGTCTGTACCGTACGCCAGCCCATCGACCGACTGGGAGAGCTAGCGGCCTCCATGCTCTTTTCCCTGCTACATCACCGCAAACCACCGGTGATGCAGCAAGTACTTGATGTAGAACTGATCCTTCGGTAA
- a CDS encoding HAMP domain-containing sensor histidine kinase gives MYKLRRYWSVWILIPLIPILLILAYGQIRWAIDVGNKEQLRLSQDLYSAALQLRSALQNEIAVLPGIFTVSAEDFLEMLKEKNWTPFQERWNSYQRYALVPSLIKDLFIVKKNKKEGQIIAAWKWEKDRFVSTTVLPEGPGVFFSPLEKKEKSSSAAPPDVPPGVPPGASHSEFELIIRIDLEVLGNKLIPLLAKEQLQNKGDYYFRILDTYQKATVYVSGTNKAFLQIDELFCTPDLRYPLFNTNFFVLFSRLSRDLSAEGSAPAMSLLKFRRENLFIEPVPQDVPVQYRPMGPPPEEDPFQRSRWILEAVHVSGSLAVVTHWAVVRNISLSAIILFLITAALIALSRGVRKNQELAERQQEFIATVTHELKTPIAVIRSGANNLASGIISKGEKTREYGAMIEEQALRLLNMVDHLLLYSRLGNQDGLSLTRINMSHLTEGIIQEYLPRLMQEGFTHEFHIEGDLFVDGDPLALELVLTNLIENVFKHAVSGRFLGIDLWKESLTRWGKTKGWIVIQVRDRGKPLPRRERFLIFEAFYRGIDARREQRRGSGLGLSLVRRIISAHGGTVTYETDGNLGSRFIVRLPEGVKNE, from the coding sequence ATGTACAAGCTCCGTCGTTACTGGTCCGTATGGATCCTTATTCCCCTTATTCCGATTCTGCTTATTCTTGCCTATGGACAGATCCGCTGGGCCATCGATGTGGGTAATAAGGAACAGCTTCGATTATCCCAGGATTTGTATTCCGCTGCCCTACAACTGCGGTCGGCCCTTCAAAATGAAATTGCCGTATTGCCAGGGATTTTTACGGTCTCGGCGGAAGATTTTTTGGAGATGCTTAAGGAGAAAAATTGGACCCCTTTCCAGGAGCGATGGAATAGTTACCAGCGCTATGCCCTGGTTCCCTCGCTTATTAAAGATCTTTTTATTGTGAAGAAAAACAAAAAAGAGGGTCAGATTATAGCCGCCTGGAAATGGGAAAAGGACCGTTTTGTTTCGACCACGGTACTGCCCGAAGGGCCGGGGGTGTTTTTTTCTCCCCTGGAAAAAAAAGAAAAAAGCTCTTCCGCGGCCCCTCCCGATGTTCCTCCCGGGGTTCCCCCGGGGGCTTCCCATAGTGAGTTTGAGCTTATTATCAGGATTGATTTGGAAGTCCTGGGAAACAAGCTTATTCCTCTTCTTGCAAAGGAACAACTTCAAAATAAAGGAGATTATTACTTTCGTATTCTTGATACCTATCAGAAAGCAACGGTGTATGTTAGCGGAACTAACAAGGCTTTTCTCCAGATAGATGAACTGTTCTGCACGCCCGATCTTCGCTATCCTCTGTTTAATACTAATTTCTTCGTTCTGTTTTCCCGTCTTTCCCGGGATCTCTCCGCAGAAGGGTCCGCTCCGGCTATGAGTCTTCTGAAATTTCGTCGAGAAAACCTGTTTATAGAGCCGGTTCCCCAGGATGTACCGGTGCAATATCGTCCCATGGGTCCTCCGCCAGAAGAGGACCCCTTTCAAAGAAGCCGTTGGATTTTAGAAGCGGTTCATGTCTCTGGATCTCTTGCGGTGGTAACCCACTGGGCAGTGGTACGGAACATTTCCCTGAGTGCTATCATTCTTTTCTTGATTACCGCGGCCCTTATAGCCCTTTCCCGGGGGGTCCGAAAAAACCAGGAGTTGGCGGAACGACAACAGGAATTTATCGCCACCGTAACCCATGAACTGAAAACCCCTATCGCGGTCATCCGATCGGGGGCTAATAATCTTGCTTCGGGGATAATAAGCAAGGGAGAAAAGACCCGTGAATATGGAGCGATGATAGAAGAACAGGCCCTGCGGCTTCTGAATATGGTAGATCACCTTCTGTTGTATTCCCGTCTGGGAAATCAGGATGGTCTTTCTCTTACAAGAATCAACATGAGCCATCTTACTGAAGGAATAATTCAGGAATACCTTCCCCGCCTTATGCAAGAGGGCTTTACCCATGAATTTCATATTGAAGGCGATCTCTTTGTCGACGGGGATCCCCTTGCTCTGGAACTGGTCCTGACGAATCTTATAGAAAATGTGTTTAAACATGCCGTTTCAGGTCGTTTTCTGGGTATTGACCTTTGGAAAGAATCTTTGACACGATGGGGTAAAACGAAAGGATGGATTGTGATACAGGTCCGGGATCGAGGAAAACCGCTTCCCCGGAGGGAGCGCTTTTTAATTTTTGAAGCCTTTTATCGGGGAATTGATGCCCGGCGAGAACAGCGGCGGGGAAGCGGTCTGGGATTAAGTCTGGTACGTCGTATTATTTCTGCCCATGGGGGGACCGTCACGTATGAAACCGACGGTAACCTCGGTTCCCGTTTTATTGTTCGTTTACCGGAGGGAGTAAAAAATGAATGA